The genomic stretch AAAAGCAGTATTGATAACAGTGTTACAGCCACTAACGCGACCAGTTGCGCTGGCACGTACTTGCGGTATTGTTTGGGGAAATAAAACAGCACCGCTAAAGTGAGTAAACCTAAAAATAGTTCGCTGAAACTGATATTGGCTAAGATATCCGGTAATGCAGACAAGGTACCTGTAACCCCGCCAGACGGCGCAGCATGACCTAATAGTGGTGATAATTGTAAGATGATCAGAATAACACCGATGCCAGACATAAACCCTGAAATGACGCTGTAAGGCATTAAGGTGACATATTTTCCCAGCTTTAAGGTGCCGAGTAATATTTGAAAGGCACCAGCCATCATCACCACAGTGAAGGACATCGCCATACCTGTTTCAGGATATTTAGCCATCATGCTGGTGAGTACGGCTGTCATGATCACTGTCATTGGGCCGGTAGGTTCTGAAATTAACGTTGTTGAACCACCAAACAGCGCCGCAAAAAAGCCGACCATAATAGCACCCCAAAGGCCTGCTTCAGCCCCTGCGCCTGAGGCCACACCAAAGGCTAGAGCCAAGGGCAGTGATATGATCGCGGTGGTAACACCACCAAATACATCACCTTTTAAATTAATACTGTCAAAACGATGTCCAAACAAAGTCCAAATCTCCGTATCTAAACTGCAATTAAAGGGTCTACATCCCAACATCGCTGGCTAAGCTTTAGTTAAGGGAGATTATGGCAATGAATGGTGATAGATAAAAATAGATATTATCTATCCTAGCTATAGATTAATATCTATAGCTAGTTTGTTTTTAGTTAACGTTAGTAAGCGGAGTTATTATGAAGTCACGTATTCACGCGCATGTTGGCACGATGAGGCAGCTTGAGATCTTGTTGGCTGTGCATGATCAGGGCAGTATTAATGAAGCCGCTAAAGCGTTATTTTTAACCCAGCCGACCGTGTCAATTCAGATGCGTAAACTCAGCGATGCGATTGGCGAGCCCTTGTATACATTTGTAAACCGTCTGCTTATTTTTACCGATGTGGGGTTAGAATTAGTTAAAACTGCGGTCGAAGTACTCGATAGTTTTGCGCGTTTAGACATGACTTTAGGTAATATTCGCAAGACTAAACCCGGAACCTTAAGATTGGCCGTAGTAACCACGTCAAAGTATTTTATTCCGCATTTACTGGGGCCTTTTTGCGAGCAGTTTCCTGATGTAGATATTCAATTAAACATTGGTAATCGAGAAAAAACCATTGAACGGATGAAGCAGGGTATCGATGATTTTTATGTCTTTAGTCATCCGCCGCAAGATATCGATGTACAAAGCTTGGAGTTTCTAGATAACCCTTTGGTGGCCATTGCTCATCAAGATCATCCGCTCGGTAAGCGTAAATCAATCAGCTTAGCTGACTTGTGTGATGAACCTTTTTTAATGCGAGAAAAAGGCTCGGGTACGCGATACGCGATTGAAGAATTGTTTAAGAAGCATGATTTGAAACCGAATATTAAAATGACCATCGAAAGTAACGAGGCGATTAAACACGCTGTTATGTCTAAATTAGGCATCACCATTATTTCAGCTCACACACTTACGTATGGGGGACAAAGTGGTTTGATTCGTTTGCCGGTGAAAGAGTTACCGATAGATTCGCATTGGTTTTTCTTATGGCCCACGTCTAAACGCCCGACATTAATCGCTTCTGCGTTTTTAAAGCACATTGAGACCAATGGTAGGAAATTATTGCAAAATGAATTAGATAGAAGTGCGCTGGATTAGTGTCTGCTACTTTGTTTTTATATTGTCCTTTTGATCCCCCCTTTTTGATGCTCAACGCACTTCAAAGGGGGCGTATTGTGTTGCTTATTCTGTAGCAGAAAAAGTTATAGTTTTACGATCACATCTGCCATTGCTAAACGTGATTTTGGTGGCGTGATATTGTAATCATTTTCGGCATCACGGTAACCAATTGCAAGTGCAACATCTGTCACGTAACCATCTAACTCGACAGCAAATTCTTTGCCTACTAAGTCGGTATCAATGCCTTCCATTGGGGTTGAATCAATATTCAAACGTGCCAATGTGTGCATCGTGTTACCTAGTGCCAGATACGTTTGTGCTTTAGTCCAAGCGGATGTATCGCCATCTTCACCCGTGTTTAATTCCACAAACGCAAATGCGCCGAATGCAGCTTCTTTGTCTTCTGGTTTAGTACGTAAATCTGCAATACCTTTGTCGATAACTGCTTCGTAGTTTGCACGTGTATAAGCTGGATTGTGCGCAAAGATAATAATGTGTGAGGCCGTCATAACATGCGGTTGGTTAAACTGGAATTTATTAGCAAAGGTATTGTGCATACGCTGTTTTGCGGCATCACTTTCGATAACAATAAACTTCCACGGTTGTGAGTTAATTGATGATGCAGATAAACGCATTGCTTCCATGATCACGGCAAGATCGTCTGGCGATACTTTTTTTGAAGCATCAAACTTTTTAGTTGTATAACGGTTACTTAAATCTTGGATAATTTGGTGTGTCATAATAAAACCTTAATAAATTTGTACTGATAATCAAGTAGCTTAGGTATGCAAGTCGTGATCATGTGCAATCAGGTCTAGTTTTCTAGCTGCTTATGCGATCTTGGTGATTTCGTTTAACTTAAAATTGACTACAGCACCTTCGGTTGCTTGCACATACATTGCTAAATGTGGGCTATTGAGGTGAGCCTGTAATAATGCCTTACTTTCCCAAGTTTCAACAAAAGTGAACAACACTGGATTGTTATTATCTTGATGCAAATCATATTGGATGCAACCTGCTTCAAGTCGTGTTGGTGCAACTAATTTTAATAATTCACTTTTGACAAATTCAACTTGCTCAGCTTTTGCTTCGATATTGGCGACAAGGGTTAATGGCGTAGTCATATAAATTTACCTTTCATGGGTAAGTATTGCGTGAGTGGCGACATTATTACTGATTATTGCTATTCTAAAAAGATGGTAATATAACTAACAGTTTCAAAAAATATTTGATAATGAATATTCAAGATCTCACTCTATTTGTGCGTACGGCACAAACATGCAATATCACCGCATCCGCACTGCAGTTGGAAATGTCACCTGCAGCGGCGAGTGCAGCCTTAAAACGCCTAGAGAAACAACTCGGCGTGCAACTCTTTATCCGTTCGACACGTAAACTACGGATCACAGCCGAAGGTGAGCGTTATTTATTACATTGTACTGAAGCACTCGCCGCACTAGAGAAAGGCAAAGCGTCATTAAATGAGATGCAGGGTAAAATAGCCGGTGAAATTCGTTTATCGACATCGTCTGATTTAGGCCGAAATATCGTGCTGCCTTGGCTGGATGAAGTGATGGATGTTTACCCTGAGCTATCCATACAGTTGAATGTGGGTGA from Moritella marina ATCC 15381 encodes the following:
- a CDS encoding putative quinol monooxygenase, with the translated sequence MTTPLTLVANIEAKAEQVEFVKSELLKLVAPTRLEAGCIQYDLHQDNNNPVLFTFVETWESKALLQAHLNSPHLAMYVQATEGAVVNFKLNEITKIA
- a CDS encoding LysR family transcriptional regulator, with translation MKSRIHAHVGTMRQLEILLAVHDQGSINEAAKALFLTQPTVSIQMRKLSDAIGEPLYTFVNRLLIFTDVGLELVKTAVEVLDSFARLDMTLGNIRKTKPGTLRLAVVTTSKYFIPHLLGPFCEQFPDVDIQLNIGNREKTIERMKQGIDDFYVFSHPPQDIDVQSLEFLDNPLVAIAHQDHPLGKRKSISLADLCDEPFLMREKGSGTRYAIEELFKKHDLKPNIKMTIESNEAIKHAVMSKLGITIISAHTLTYGGQSGLIRLPVKELPIDSHWFFLWPTSKRPTLIASAFLKHIETNGRKLLQNELDRSALD
- a CDS encoding NAD(P)H-dependent oxidoreductase, whose product is MTHQIIQDLSNRYTTKKFDASKKVSPDDLAVIMEAMRLSASSINSQPWKFIVIESDAAKQRMHNTFANKFQFNQPHVMTASHIIIFAHNPAYTRANYEAVIDKGIADLRTKPEDKEAAFGAFAFVELNTGEDGDTSAWTKAQTYLALGNTMHTLARLNIDSTPMEGIDTDLVGKEFAVELDGYVTDVALAIGYRDAENDYNITPPKSRLAMADVIVKL